The following are from one region of the Methanospirillum hungatei genome:
- the twy1 gene encoding 4-demethylwyosine synthase TYW1, translating to MHSGQCEPPEKALRGMGYQFFHPDSSAALKPCLWCKRSLTGGDQCYKNQFYGITSHRCVQMTPTLRCNHKCLFCWRSFEHEYTGEKDLDPKEIVARIPFLQKKALGGYKVSPRVTKEKWEEALQPDQYAISLSGEPTLYPHLPELIDLLNQTGGTTFLVSNGTMPNVLKQCHPYQKYISLTGPDRETYLRIARPDEDYWDRILESLSDLGHETDTGHRTAIRVTLVRGINDQNPEGYARIIQESGAQFVEVKAYMHVGYSQRRLTIKHMPLHDEVERFTQRMLPHLSYKIRGENSLSRVICLERDS from the coding sequence ATGCACTCCGGGCAATGTGAACCACCGGAGAAAGCACTCCGGGGGATGGGATACCAGTTTTTCCATCCTGATTCCTCAGCAGCACTCAAACCCTGCCTCTGGTGTAAACGATCACTTACCGGTGGCGATCAGTGTTATAAAAACCAGTTTTATGGAATAACCAGTCACCGGTGTGTTCAGATGACACCAACACTCCGGTGTAACCATAAATGTCTCTTTTGCTGGCGCTCTTTTGAGCATGAATATACTGGTGAAAAAGATCTGGATCCAAAAGAGATTGTTGCCCGCATCCCATTTCTCCAAAAGAAAGCTCTTGGTGGATACAAAGTTTCACCCAGAGTAACGAAAGAAAAGTGGGAGGAGGCACTACAACCAGACCAGTATGCAATCTCCCTCTCCGGAGAGCCAACTCTGTATCCACACCTGCCAGAACTCATTGATCTGCTTAATCAGACAGGAGGCACAACATTTCTAGTATCAAACGGCACTATGCCAAATGTGCTGAAGCAATGTCACCCGTACCAGAAGTACATCTCATTAACCGGACCTGATCGTGAGACATATCTTCGGATAGCACGACCTGATGAAGATTACTGGGATAGGATCCTCGAGAGCCTCTCGGATCTTGGACATGAGACCGATACAGGACACCGGACTGCGATACGGGTCACTCTGGTAAGAGGGATCAATGATCAGAATCCTGAAGGGTATGCCAGAATTATTCAGGAGAGCGGAGCACAGTTTGTTGAAGTGAAGGCATACATGCATGTCGGATACAGCCAACGTCGTCTTACCATCAAGCATATGCCCCTTCATGATGAAGTTGAGCGGTTTACACAGAGAATGCTTCCCCATCTTTCTTATAAGATCCGGGGTGAAAACAGTCTTTCACGGGTTATTTGTCTGGAGCGAGATTCATGA
- the sepS gene encoding O-phosphoserine--tRNA ligase — MIFDIEEFKKRGKEDFESAWHTGPSVLTPPTTDLMYPRLTYPGAQVHPVFETIHRLRQAYLAIGFDEAENPIIVDEKEVYRQFGPEAMAVLDRVFYLGGLPRPNVGIGKEQIQKINGILGRYLSEEEEESLRKTLHAYKKSEIDGDELTHELSAVLHTDDARIVEILDQVFPEFRELKPESSRQTLRSHMTSGWFQTLGSIWEKVPHPIRLFSIDRCFRREQAEDSHRLMSYHSASCVVAGEHVTIEDGKAVARALLSAFGYTDFEFRPDDKRSKYYMPDTQTEVYAAHPDHGWVEVATFGIYSPVALAEYGIGVPVMNLGLGVERMAMIMNKAKDVRELCFPQFFPIRYTDTELAAGVSLLTEPATTPGKNLVRSLIDTAVANSSAIGPCSFVAFEGEIAGKQVRVYVEEPEENAKLLGPACMNEIFVYNGAILGVPDTEKFAEVRKNGISTGITYLFAVTSQAAAEIEQAAHFGIPTSVQIKMARLPGDINLKIEPWAMRYITDNNLKTDVRGPVFLTIRSEIVSTSEEEKPDKI; from the coding sequence ATGATATTTGACATAGAAGAGTTTAAAAAGCGGGGAAAAGAGGATTTTGAATCAGCATGGCATACAGGCCCGTCTGTTCTTACTCCACCGACTACTGATTTGATGTATCCAAGGCTTACATACCCCGGGGCTCAGGTTCATCCAGTTTTTGAAACAATTCACCGGCTCAGGCAGGCATACCTGGCAATCGGTTTTGATGAAGCTGAAAATCCGATAATCGTTGATGAGAAGGAAGTCTACCGGCAGTTTGGTCCTGAAGCAATGGCAGTCCTTGACCGGGTTTTTTATCTTGGAGGACTTCCCCGACCAAATGTCGGTATCGGGAAAGAACAGATCCAAAAGATCAATGGTATTCTTGGTCGTTATCTTTCAGAGGAAGAAGAAGAATCACTCCGAAAGACGCTTCATGCATATAAGAAGTCAGAGATCGATGGGGATGAGTTAACTCATGAACTTTCTGCAGTGCTTCATACAGACGATGCTCGGATTGTTGAGATATTGGATCAGGTTTTCCCGGAGTTTCGTGAATTAAAACCTGAATCATCCAGACAGACACTCCGATCCCATATGACGAGCGGGTGGTTTCAAACCCTTGGCTCCATCTGGGAAAAAGTCCCTCATCCAATAAGACTGTTTTCTATTGACCGGTGTTTCAGACGTGAACAGGCAGAAGATTCACATCGTCTTATGAGTTATCACTCTGCGTCCTGTGTGGTTGCAGGGGAACATGTAACAATTGAGGATGGAAAAGCGGTTGCACGAGCACTTCTTTCTGCATTCGGATACACTGATTTTGAGTTCAGGCCGGATGACAAACGATCAAAATACTACATGCCTGATACCCAGACTGAGGTGTATGCTGCTCATCCTGATCATGGATGGGTTGAGGTAGCCACTTTTGGTATCTATTCCCCGGTTGCATTGGCAGAATATGGGATTGGAGTACCGGTTATGAACCTTGGCCTTGGTGTTGAACGAATGGCCATGATCATGAATAAAGCAAAAGATGTTCGTGAACTCTGCTTCCCCCAGTTCTTCCCTATCCGGTATACAGACACCGAACTTGCAGCAGGCGTCTCATTACTTACTGAGCCTGCAACAACACCCGGAAAGAATCTTGTGAGATCCTTAATTGACACCGCTGTTGCAAATAGTAGTGCAATTGGTCCCTGCTCATTTGTAGCATTTGAGGGAGAAATCGCCGGAAAACAAGTACGGGTGTATGTGGAGGAACCGGAAGAAAACGCAAAGCTGCTCGGACCAGCCTGTATGAACGAGATATTTGTTTACAACGGCGCTATTCTTGGGGTTCCTGATACAGAAAAATTTGCAGAAGTCAGGAAAAACGGCATATCCACCGGAATAACTTATCTTTTTGCAGTTACCTCACAGGCTGCGGCGGAGATTGAGCAGGCAGCACATTTTGGAATTCCGACATCAGTTCAGATTAAAATGGCACGACTCCCAGGAGATATTAATCTGAAAATTGAACCCTGGGCCATGCGATATATAACTGATAATAACCTGAAAACCGATGTTCGGGGACCGGTATTTCTGACAATCAGATCTGAGATTGTATCAACATCAGAGGAAGAAAAACCCGACAAAATATAG